The following coding sequences lie in one Oscillospiraceae bacterium genomic window:
- a CDS encoding undecaprenyl/decaprenyl-phosphate alpha-N-acetylglucosaminyl 1-phosphate transferase — translation MASYRDIIYGIVIIFCAGLLSFVCTPVVRVLAYKLGAVDVPKDNRRMHKEPIPRMGGLAIFLGFVITALIFCDINKQLLGILLGAAVIVVLGIFDDIHALPALPKFFVQIIAACIPALMGVTIEHISLFGGEYITFGDWSIPVTVLWIVAVTNAVNLIDGLDGLACGVSTISAFSILVFTLLSPVVDFNVAIITAVLAGACLGFLPFNVNPAKIFMGDTGALFLGFLLANISVMGFFKTNAVISFAAPFLILGLPLIDTMSAIVRRLLKGQSPFHPDRGHLHHKLIDIGFSQKQSVTILYALSALMGIAGIICTAEKLIGAVVLVLIVIVLSVLNWRIFLGNEETREHTGLNMHERIEEKKEEENK, via the coding sequence ATGGCTTCGTACAGAGATATAATTTACGGCATAGTAATAATATTTTGCGCAGGACTTCTGTCCTTTGTGTGCACTCCCGTTGTGCGCGTGCTGGCATATAAGCTGGGCGCGGTGGATGTGCCCAAGGACAACCGTCGTATGCATAAAGAGCCAATCCCCCGTATGGGCGGACTGGCAATCTTTCTGGGCTTTGTTATAACCGCACTTATTTTCTGTGACATAAATAAACAGCTTTTAGGTATACTTCTGGGCGCGGCGGTAATAGTCGTGCTGGGTATATTTGATGATATTCACGCACTGCCCGCATTGCCTAAATTTTTTGTTCAGATAATCGCCGCCTGCATTCCCGCACTTATGGGTGTTACCATTGAGCACATCAGCCTTTTCGGCGGAGAGTATATCACCTTCGGTGACTGGAGCATACCCGTCACGGTTTTGTGGATAGTTGCCGTTACAAACGCCGTCAACCTCATTGACGGTCTGGACGGACTTGCCTGCGGTGTTTCCACCATTTCCGCATTTTCCATACTGGTGTTCACGCTTTTAAGCCCGGTGGTGGATTTCAATGTGGCAATAATAACCGCCGTTCTTGCAGGCGCATGTCTGGGCTTTCTGCCCTTCAACGTAAACCCCGCCAAGATATTCATGGGTGATACGGGCGCACTGTTTCTGGGCTTTCTTCTTGCCAACATATCGGTAATGGGCTTTTTCAAGACCAACGCCGTTATCTCCTTTGCGGCACCCTTTCTTATTCTGGGATTGCCGCTTATAGACACCATGAGTGCCATTGTGCGCCGTCTTTTAAAGGGACAGAGCCCCTTCCACCCCGACCGCGGACATCTGCACCACAAGCTTATTGACATAGGCTTTTCCCAAAAGCAGTCGGTAACTATCCTTTACGCGTTGTCTGCGCTTATGGGCATTGCGGGTATTATCTGCACTGCCGAAAAGCTTATAGGTGCAGTGGTACTGGTGCTTATTGTAATAGTTCTCAGCGTTCTCAACTGGCGCATTTTTCTGGGCAACGAGGAAACCCGTGAGCATACGGGTCTTAACATGCACGAGCGAATCGAGGAAAAAAAGGAAGAAGAGAATAAGTAA